GAACTGCCGTAATTGGCCTGGCATCCGCCTTTAACTGCCTGGTAAAAAGCTCGTGCAGGTTAGTATAAGCTTTTACCTCCTTACCAAATTCTTGTTGATTAAGATTGAATGTTTTTACATAAAGTAAAATTAAGGGCCTGCTCCAACGAGATTGACTAAAATGCTTTAATAAACCTGATGAATACTGACCATTCGTCAGTTCAATAAGAACGCGATACAAAGACTGAAACAAATAAAACCACTCCAAATTGTAAAATTATTCTAAAAATCCCTTGCATAAATTGTGTTAAATAAAATATTATTATATAATAAATACTTATGTTTACTATATTTTGTTTTAATTTGTTTCATTTGAAAGGAGTGAAAAGATGTTTTTATTACACGCCCTAGATCAAACCATTAAAAAATTAAAAGCACAAACAGCAAATATACTTACTTTAATTAATTTATCCCTTGGTGGATTTGCGATAATTGCCGTAATGCACGGCCAATTGAATTTAAGCCTGCTATTAATTTTCCTGGCTGCCCTTGCAGATCGCTTTGACGGTATGGTTGCTCGGAAATTCAACATTGAATCGGAATTGGGTAAGCAACTTGATTCGATGTGTGACATCATATCCTTTGGCGTCGCACCAGCTCTATTATTATACCAAGGAATATTAATAGAATTCGGAGCACCTGGCACACTATTCACGGTTTTCTATATTGGCTGTGGCGCATTTCGTCTCGCCCGCTTCAATATAAGCGAAAGCAATGGATATTTTACAGGAGTGCCAATTACGGTTGCGGGCTGCATCGCTACTTTAAGTTATCTAGCCATCCCGTATTTCCATCCGGTCTTTTTCTTATCCCTCATGATTATATTATCATTACTTATGGTCAGTCCATTTAAACTGAAGAAAGTTTAAATAAGAAAGGCGGATGTCCTATACCGGACATCCGCTTTTTTCATTCATATTCCATCCGAAAACCCATCTTAAGCTTTTCGGACTAGGGGGTCGGTCAAACGCAAGAATTCTTCTACATCCTCCATACAGGCATTGACCGCTTCTTCCCAAAAATCCCTGGTCTTCAAATCGACGCCTAAATGTTTCTCCGCCAAATCCTCGACCTTCATGGAACCGGTATCCTTTAATAGAGCGATATATTTTTCTTCGAATCCTGCTGGTTCTTTCAGGGCATTCGCGTATATGCCTAATGAGAATAAGTATCCGAATGTGTACGGAAAATTATAAAATGGTACACCTGTAATATAAAAATGGAGCTTTGAAGCCCAGAACGTTGGATTATAATCACTTAAAGCATCGCCATAAGCTTCTTTTTGTGCATCGACCATCAGTTCATTCAGCCGTTCGGCACTGACATACCCTTGTTTCCTCTCATCATAAAACCTTGTTTCGAATAAGTAGCGGGCATGGATATTCATCAATAATGCCACGGACCGCTGAATTTTATCTTCTAAAAGCACCAGCTTTTCTTCCTCACTGGCCGCTTCCTTCACAGCTGCATCCGCAACGACCATTTCAGCAAAAGTAGAGGCCGTTTCAGCCACATTCATGGCATATGACCGATTCAATGGATGGATATCCCTCATCGCATATGAATGGAATGCATGTCCCAATTCATGGGCCAATGTCGATACATTGGATGGGGTACCCGAATACGTCATGAAAATTCTTGACTGCTTATTTAATGGAAAACCGGTGCAAAAACCGCCTGGTCTCTTACCTGGTCTGTCCTCCGCTTCAATCCAGCTGTCTTCAAAAGCTTTTTGGGTGAAGTTTGCTAATTGAGAGCCGAACTTAGAGAATTGCTGTATGATGAAGTCTGCACCTTCTTGATAATCCATTACTTTGGACTCTGCTGTAACAGCGAGCGGCGCATCCAAATCCGCCCAACTTAATTTATCCAATTCCAGTAACTCCGCTTTCCTTTCTAAAAACCTCACAAGCGGCTCCTTATGATCGGCAATTACATTCCACATGCTTTCAAGGGTTTCTTTTTTCATCCTCCCTATTTCAAGGGGCTCTTTCAAAATATCATCCCAGCCTCTTTTTTCATTCACACTGAGACGGAATCCAGCCAAGTGGTTCAAAGTCCGGGCAAATAGGTCACTTTTTTCCTCCCAAGCCTGTTCCCACGCCGTAAATAATTCTTTCCGGTTCCTTTCATCAGGATCAGAAAATTTATTCGCCGCTTGGCCTACAGAAAGCTTTTCACCCTTATAAGGGATGGTCATTGAACCGACGATCGTATCATACATTTGGCTCCAACCTTCAAAACCGTCCATAGCCAATTGGGTGATTAATGATTCTTCCTTCACGGAAAGCTTTTCCTTTGCCTTTTCCCGACGTTCATTCAATACGAATTTCAATTCATTCAATGGTTCTTTTTCGAGGATTTTTTTAAAAAAAGCATCATCAAGCTGTATCAACTTTTCATCCAGCTTGCTTAACACCATTTTAAGTGAAGCGACTATCTTCATTTGTTTGATACGCAGCTGACCAGCTTTTTTATCCTGCGCATTTTGCGCTTCCAGGCAGCCAATGAATGCACGTGCCTGCGTGGATTTCATATTTGTATTTTTAAAAAGATCAAATGCCTTGATTAAACTGCTCTCATCATTTCCTGCTGGATTGATATTGCTTACAAGTCGGTCTAATTCTTTTACCTCGTCGTTAATTTCATCTAAAAAAATCAGGAACTCCTTAGAAGAGCTTCCTCCTTTAAAAAAGATATCCAAATCCCACGTCAAAGAATATCCCATACTAAATTGCCCCCTTTTTATCACTAATCCCATTATAGAGGTAAATTCGATATTTTTCTAATTAAAAGGAATTTTCAGTATTTTGTCGGAACATTTTTCTATATCCCAGATTAAAAGCATGTTATGATGTATATATTCTTGGGAAAGGGGTGGTTGATTCATATGAAATTCTTTATTCACATGTCTGCCATCATCCTGCTCCTTTGGACACTGCCCATACAGTTCCATCATCACGCACAGCAGCTAACCATTGAGGAACATACCGATGTTCACCATTGGGATAAGGCCGATAAGAAACAGCCTTTCGTGCCTAGCTTTGGTTCCTGGCAGTCTCTTATCATCATTATCTTTTTCGAATTTTCCATTTTAAGTTTTCTTTATTTTCACTCAAATCTTCGTCGACGATATCTCGGTCCGGTTTTTTTCCAGGCGAATTACGTAGCCTTACGCTCTGACATTTTATAAAAAAATAAAATGGAGGAGTGATTCATATGTGGTTTCGATTAATTATGGTAGGGGTATTTTCTTTAACCGCTTCCCGTCTGTTCCTTTTTCAGGGAATCGAGATTTATCACGCATTTGCAGATATGATCAGAAATAAATATTAAAAAAAAGAGTGCGGGGAAATTTCCCCGCACTCTCTTTGCCTTTTACCATTCCTATCCTTTGGCTTTCTTTTCCTTCTCTTTTTCTGCTCTGTAAAATTCGTGAAACATCTTCATTAAGGCACGTTTTTCGATCCTTGATACATAACTGCGGGAAATGCCAAGCTCTTTAGCGATTTCCCTCTGGGTTTTTTCCTTTTTCAAATCCAGTCCGAACCTGCCTACAATGACTTCCTTTTCGCGTTCATCCAAAATATCAATATACTTTTTCACTTTTTCAATTTCCATATTGAGCTGAATCGTATCGATGACATCTTCCGATTCCGATTTCAGTACATCGATTAAACTGATTTCATTTCCTTCTTTATCTTGACCGATCGGATCATGCAGGGAAATATCTTTCTTCGTTTTCTTTGTCGCCCGTAAATGCATCAAGATTTCATTCTCGATGCATCGCGCCGCATATGTGGCCAGCTTCGTACCCTTCCCATCCGAATAACTCTCAATGGCCTTTATCAAACCAATTGTCCCAATCGAAATCAAATCCTCTGTATCTTCGCCCGTATTCTCGAATTTCTTGACGATATGGGCAACAAGCCTGAGATTATGCTCGATCAGGATGTTACGGGCATCACCGTCCCCCTCACTCATAAGCTTCAGATATTTCTTTTCATCCTGAGATGACAAGGGCTGGGGAAAAGCGTTGTTTTTCACATAGGAAACGAATAAGTAAAATTCTTTGATAATATAACCGACAACTGTAAGTATTCCGGGCATTGGCTTCATCCCCCGTTTCTTTGGCTTCCCTATTCATACCTATGCAACAGTGGGCTTGTTCGTGCCTGTCCCACTAAAAGAAATCACGAAAGTGTTAAATGTTCAAACCAGCCTGGATGAATTCCCAAACGAACGAAGGCAAATGTTCATATAATGATAGGGAATTTTTTAGGGAAAGGGGGTTTTTGCAATGGGATATAACTATGGACCATACGCATGCAGTTATGGTTATCCAGCTCCTGCGCCTTGTTATGCAGGGTCCGGTTACGGTTACGGTTACGGTTACGGTTACGGTTACGGCTATGGTTATGGTCTGTTTATTGTCCTCCTGATTTTATTGCTCATTTTCGGGTTTTGCTGGTTGCCCGGATGTGGATTTGGTTTTGGAGGATTAGGTTCGTGCTGCTGATTCAGGCAAAGAAAAAAACTCGGCCCGAGTGCCGAGTTTTCCATTTACATATTCATTTCCAACGTTGCAGTTCCGAGTTAAGCAGCGTCATAACCATTAATCACCATACCTTCACTTTATCATGTTTCCAATGGCCTTTTCCGCTGTTCATATATATACAGACCATGACAATGCTTGGTTTCACCGGCAGATCCGTTAGCCGGTATCCTTCTCCTGCCAATAGCAACGCTTCTCTCCTTTTACGTATACCAAGTTCAACATATTAACCTCCACCTTTCTTATTTTTTTTATGAACGGGATACCAACCTCGTATATTTTTTAGAAAAAAGGACGATGCTTCAACGCTTTATCTAGATGTTCTTCTCGAATCTTCTGGATTCTCTCCTGTTGCAAACATTCCTCGGCAGTCATTTTTTTCATTTTAATCGTGATTGTGAAAAAAAGCATATTCAGTGTCATAATATCACCTCCTTTAAGGGAGCGGCCCAACAAAAAGGCATAAAAAGGCCGCAGAAAGTTACGTCCTCCTGCGGGATTTTTTAGAAAATATAAAAAGGCCGCAGGATAAAACACTTCTCCCTGCGGCCGCTATGTCTGAATGATTAATAAAGCCAAATTGCTTTAGAAATATTCCGCTTGGCACAGGTCGAATGTTATGTGATTGTCAATTGAAACGGACCGGCTAATAGTGACGACTCCATATAGATACAATGTCATTTTCTTCGACCTCCTTTGGAATATTTTTTATTACCTGGTAAGTATATCCATAAATTCGATTTTTGTAAACGGTTTTTGCCTATTTTTTTGAAATTTCCATCTTTTCCCCCATTTTCAAGGGCTATTATTACCTAAAGTGGCAAGTAGTATGATAAATTTGCCCCTATTGGGCAACAACGTTAGAAAAACAAAAAAACCTGATTCCATTAAAGAATCAGGTTTGCTTCTATTGTTGTAAAGAGTCTTGGTCATCCATTTCGGCCAGGATCTTTTTGTGTTTTTTGGATAATGAGAAAAATACTATGGACATGCCCAGGAACATTATTGTCGCTCCCATATAGACATATGTGTCAATCATCGCTTTGTCGCCAGAGGGAAGGATGGTTCCTAAATAGAAGAACGAACCCACACATAACAAAGTGATCGCAAAATATTTAAAATCGACCATTTTCGAACGCAGCAATGCAACCGTTTGTTTTTTGCGGTTTTTCATGCCATTCCACCTTCTTTCATGCCATTCCACCTTCTTTCAAGCTAATAAGATATCGATATCTCATTCTACCATATTTATTCCAAATGACAGGGTGTAAATAATGGCAGCCAGCTATGAAGCGGCCCCTCTCCGATTATCCTTGCAGCGCTTGTTCCAAGTCTTCCAATAAGTCTTCAACATCTTCAAGACCTACTGAAATACGAATCAACCCATCCGTTATTCCAAGCTCTGCACGGCGCTCAGCGGGGATGGAAGCATGTGTCATCCTGGCTGGAACCGAAATTAAGCTCTCCACTGCCCCTAGACTTTCAGCCAGCGTGAAGTATTTCACTTTATTCAAAACGGATTCGGCTTTTTCGGCACTGCCGACATCGAATGAAACCATGCCGCCGAAGCCACGCGATTGTTCTTTAGCAATATCATGGTTTGGATGGTCTTCAAGACCTGGGTAATAAATTTTCGAAACGGCTTTATGCCTGGATAAGAAACGAACGATTTGGGAGGTGTTTTTTTCATGTTCTTCCATCCTGATTCCAAGCGTTTTAATGCCGCGCATCAGCAACCATGAATCCTGGGGCCCCAGCACGCCTCCTGTGGAGTTTTGGATGAAATGAAGGTCCTCGCCAAGTTTTTCATCATTCACCACGACAAGACCCGCTACAACATCGCTGTGCCCCCCTAAGTACTTCGTAGCGCTATGAAGCACGATATCAGCACCAAGTGTAAGTGGATTTTGCCAGTATGGCGTACTGAAGGTATTATCCACAACAGTGAGGATACCGTTTTCTTTAGCGATTTTTGAAACCGCCTCTAGATCAGTGATCTTCAATAATGGATTCGTCGGGGTTTCAATGAACAGTGCCTTTGTATTGTCTTTGATCTCGTTTTGGATCGAATGTATGTCACTCGTATCGATGAACGTAGCTTCCACCCCGAAGCGGTTCAGCACTTTTGTCATCACTCGGAAAGAACCTCCATAAACGTCATCCGTCAATAAAACGTGATCACCTTGACTCAGCAGCATCATAACCGCCGTTATCGCTGCCATTCCTGAACCGAAGGCGAATCCTCTTTTTCCTTCTTCAAGATCCTTGATCAATTCCTCAAGGGCATGGCGGGTTGGGTTGCCTGTACGTGAATATTCATATCCTCGATCTTTCCCCAGACCATCCTGTTTATAAGTGCTCACTTGATAAATCGGCACCGACACCGCTCCCGTTTTTTCATCACCAAAAATACCGCCATGGATCATTTGTGTTTTTTTCCTCATTTTCAAAGACCTCCCTGATAAATGTTTTTGCTTAAGTACCGTTCACTGGAATCCGGAAATATCACAACGATATTCGAACCCGGGGTAGCTTTAGCTGCTTCTTTCAATGCCGCTGCAAATGCCGAGCCAGAAGAACTTCCAACAAGAAGTCCTTCTTTAAGCGCCAATTCCTTCACCATATGGAACGCCTCATCGTCGCTTACCGTATGGATTTGGTCAAAATACGTTTCATCCATATAGGCAGGTAAAAATTCCATCCCGATCCCCTCTGTTTTATGGGGTCCCGCCTTGCCGCCGTTTAAAATCGATCCTTCTGGTTCGACTATGACCGTTTTGACAGCAGCGTCCTTTTCTTTTAAATATCGCGATGTTCCCATGAATGTCCCGCCCGTCCCGGCACCGGCTACAAACACATCCACATCGCCTTCCATCTGTTCCCATATTTCAGGTCCCAGAGTTTTATAATATGCATCAGGATTGGATGGGTTGGCGAACTGCTGGGGACAATATGATCCCGGAATTTCAGCCAGCAGCGCCTTTGCCTTTGCGATTGCTCCTGTCATTCCTTCCTCTGTCGGGGTCTGGATCACATTCGCTCCAAGGGCACGCATCAATTCCTGTTTCTCGGCACTGAATTTCTCCGGAACGCAAAATATCACGTCCACTCCACTGTTTATCGCAGCCAACGCCAAGCCAATCCCAGTATTTCCGGCAGTCGGTTCGATGATCGTCCCGCCCTTTTTCACCTTCCCTGTCTGTAACGCTTGGGCTAACAGTTCTTGACCAAGCCGATCCTTCACACTGCCTCCCGGATTAAAGTATTCGAGTTTGGCAAAGATACGGACCTCATCCGGAAGCGTGAAATGGGTGATTTCCATCATCGGCGTTTTCCCTATCAACTCATGAATGTTTTGAAAGACTTTCATATTCGGACACCCTTTCATAGTTATCCTACCAACTTAATAAGAATTATGCAATAAAGAATGATCAGCAGAAAGACTTCCGCTGATCACTTACCATTCATTTCATTTTTTCAACCATTTTCAAAATCAGTGCCGCTGAATGAAGAGCCGCAGTTTCCAGGAATTTATCAAAGGAAATATTGGACTCTTTACCTGCGATATCCGAAAGGGAACGAATGATGACAAACGGTGTCTTGAATTGGAAGGCTACCTGTGCAATGGCTGCCGCTTCCATTTCCACCGCGTATAAATCAGAGAATTTCCCCCTGACGAATTCAACCCTGTCAGGATCATTCATGAAAGAATCCCCCGTCACGATCAACCCTTTTGCCACTTGTATATCCTCGATTTCTTTTGCTGCTTCTTCCGCTATTGCGAAAAGCTTCTCATCCGGAGTGAAAGCTGCAGGCAGCTGAGGGACTTGACCGTATTCATATCCGAAAATCGTCACATCGACATCATGGTGGCGTACTTCCGAGGAAATGACCACATCCCCTACATTAAGTGCTGGATGATAACCGCCGGCAGAGCCAGTATTGATGACCGCATCCGGTTTGAATTTTTCTAACAGGATCGCTGTGGACATTGCCGCATTCACTTTACCGATTCCCGATTTAAGCAAAATGACCTCGACACCATTCAGTGTGCCTGTATTGAACTCGGAACCGGCAATGGTCACCTGCTCCAAACCCTCCAATTTATCACGTAAAATCGTAACTTCTTCTTCCATTGCTCCGATTATGGCTACCTTCATTAGTAAAAACCTCTTCCTATAATTTTTCCGCCTCCATAATCCAGACAAATTGATTGCAGCGCTCGAAGTTCACTTTATATCCATTTACTTCAAGCACTTTTTCCAAAAAAGGAATCGTAGTATAATATTCCGTTTGCAAATCGTTTGCCAAATTATGAAAGCCTGCCTGCCTTGCATCTTGAATCGCTTGTTCATGCGCTTCCCTTGATTGATACATCGTATCCGCAAACACTATTTTACCACCAGTATTCAGTAACTTTCCATAGTTGGCTATAGCTTTTTCTTTTTCTTCATCTGTTAAATGATGAAACGCGTACGTACTCACAATCGAATCAACCTGTTCCGGCTTCGGAAAATCGATAAAATCGCCATCCACAATTTCTGTTTTTCCGTCCAGCTTGCTTACCGCTATTTCCCTCATCGCAGGTGAAGGTTCTATTCCCGATACCTTCAGGCCTTTCTTCAAAAGCCTTTCCGTCAAATTCCCGGTACCTACTCCGAACTCCAGCACATGGCCATGAGCTCGATCTGTGACGCTGTTCAATATGTTATCATAATGTTTAAAAACCTCTTGATACTCAATATCGTGTCCACCAACCGTATCATCATAAGATTTCGACCATTCTTCAAATAAATCTATAAATTCTCTGCCCATTTTTAATCACCTTTTATGATAAGATAATAAAACCTATAAGCA
The DNA window shown above is from Peribacillus sp. FSL P2-0133 and carries:
- the pssA gene encoding CDP-diacylglycerol--serine O-phosphatidyltransferase — protein: MFLLHALDQTIKKLKAQTANILTLINLSLGGFAIIAVMHGQLNLSLLLIFLAALADRFDGMVARKFNIESELGKQLDSMCDIISFGVAPALLLYQGILIEFGAPGTLFTVFYIGCGAFRLARFNISESNGYFTGVPITVAGCIATLSYLAIPYFHPVFFLSLMIILSLLMVSPFKLKKV
- a CDS encoding YrzI family small protein — its product is MTLNMLFFTITIKMKKMTAEECLQQERIQKIREEHLDKALKHRPFF
- the mtnN gene encoding 5'-methylthioadenosine/S-adenosylhomocysteine nucleosidase, whose product is MKVAIIGAMEEEVTILRDKLEGLEQVTIAGSEFNTGTLNGVEVILLKSGIGKVNAAMSTAILLEKFKPDAVINTGSAGGYHPALNVGDVVISSEVRHHDVDVTIFGYEYGQVPQLPAAFTPDEKLFAIAEEAAKEIEDIQVAKGLIVTGDSFMNDPDRVEFVRGKFSDLYAVEMEAAAIAQVAFQFKTPFVIIRSLSDIAGKESNISFDKFLETAALHSAALILKMVEKMK
- a CDS encoding bifunctional cystathionine gamma-lyase/homocysteine desulfhydrase gives rise to the protein MRKKTQMIHGGIFGDEKTGAVSVPIYQVSTYKQDGLGKDRGYEYSRTGNPTRHALEELIKDLEEGKRGFAFGSGMAAITAVMMLLSQGDHVLLTDDVYGGSFRVMTKVLNRFGVEATFIDTSDIHSIQNEIKDNTKALFIETPTNPLLKITDLEAVSKIAKENGILTVVDNTFSTPYWQNPLTLGADIVLHSATKYLGGHSDVVAGLVVVNDEKLGEDLHFIQNSTGGVLGPQDSWLLMRGIKTLGIRMEEHEKNTSQIVRFLSRHKAVSKIYYPGLEDHPNHDIAKEQSRGFGGMVSFDVGSAEKAESVLNKVKYFTLAESLGAVESLISVPARMTHASIPAERRAELGITDGLIRISVGLEDVEDLLEDLEQALQG
- a CDS encoding class I SAM-dependent methyltransferase, which translates into the protein MGREFIDLFEEWSKSYDDTVGGHDIEYQEVFKHYDNILNSVTDRAHGHVLEFGVGTGNLTERLLKKGLKVSGIEPSPAMREIAVSKLDGKTEIVDGDFIDFPKPEQVDSIVSTYAFHHLTDEEKEKAIANYGKLLNTGGKIVFADTMYQSREAHEQAIQDARQAGFHNLANDLQTEYYTTIPFLEKVLEVNGYKVNFERCNQFVWIMEAEKL
- a CDS encoding YrhC family protein, encoding MKNRKKQTVALLRSKMVDFKYFAITLLCVGSFFYLGTILPSGDKAMIDTYVYMGATIMFLGMSIVFFSLSKKHKKILAEMDDQDSLQQ
- a CDS encoding cysteine synthase family protein, with translation MKVFQNIHELIGKTPMMEITHFTLPDEVRIFAKLEYFNPGGSVKDRLGQELLAQALQTGKVKKGGTIIEPTAGNTGIGLALAAINSGVDVIFCVPEKFSAEKQELMRALGANVIQTPTEEGMTGAIAKAKALLAEIPGSYCPQQFANPSNPDAYYKTLGPEIWEQMEGDVDVFVAGAGTGGTFMGTSRYLKEKDAAVKTVIVEPEGSILNGGKAGPHKTEGIGMEFLPAYMDETYFDQIHTVSDDEAFHMVKELALKEGLLVGSSSGSAFAAALKEAAKATPGSNIVVIFPDSSERYLSKNIYQGGL
- the sigK gene encoding RNA polymerase sporulation sigma factor SigK; this encodes MPGILTVVGYIIKEFYLFVSYVKNNAFPQPLSSQDEKKYLKLMSEGDGDARNILIEHNLRLVAHIVKKFENTGEDTEDLISIGTIGLIKAIESYSDGKGTKLATYAARCIENEILMHLRATKKTKKDISLHDPIGQDKEGNEISLIDVLKSESEDVIDTIQLNMEIEKVKKYIDILDEREKEVIVGRFGLDLKKEKTQREIAKELGISRSYVSRIEKRALMKMFHEFYRAEKEKEKKAKG
- a CDS encoding M3 family oligoendopeptidase; translated protein: MGYSLTWDLDIFFKGGSSSKEFLIFLDEINDEVKELDRLVSNINPAGNDESSLIKAFDLFKNTNMKSTQARAFIGCLEAQNAQDKKAGQLRIKQMKIVASLKMVLSKLDEKLIQLDDAFFKKILEKEPLNELKFVLNERREKAKEKLSVKEESLITQLAMDGFEGWSQMYDTIVGSMTIPYKGEKLSVGQAANKFSDPDERNRKELFTAWEQAWEEKSDLFARTLNHLAGFRLSVNEKRGWDDILKEPLEIGRMKKETLESMWNVIADHKEPLVRFLERKAELLELDKLSWADLDAPLAVTAESKVMDYQEGADFIIQQFSKFGSQLANFTQKAFEDSWIEAEDRPGKRPGGFCTGFPLNKQSRIFMTYSGTPSNVSTLAHELGHAFHSYAMRDIHPLNRSYAMNVAETASTFAEMVVADAAVKEAASEEEKLVLLEDKIQRSVALLMNIHARYLFETRFYDERKQGYVSAERLNELMVDAQKEAYGDALSDYNPTFWASKLHFYITGVPFYNFPYTFGYLFSLGIYANALKEPAGFEEKYIALLKDTGSMKVEDLAEKHLGVDLKTRDFWEEAVNACMEDVEEFLRLTDPLVRKA